A single genomic interval of Scylla paramamosain isolate STU-SP2022 chromosome 4, ASM3559412v1, whole genome shotgun sequence harbors:
- the LOC135098445 gene encoding matrix-remodeling-associated protein 7-like, with amino-acid sequence MQYSQHLPGQVKRAQQRSLEKSIETEMSEEQRATEREIQSQQLAAIFKMMKEQEEKFGETTMDEIKDQMKLYCG; translated from the exons ATGCAGTACAGCCAACACCTGCCAGGACAAGTGAAGAGGGCTCAGCAGCGCTCCTTGGAGAAGTCCATTGAAACAGAGATGAGTGAGGAGCAGAGAGCCACTGAGAGGGA AATCCAGTCCCAGCAGCTGGCAGCAATATTTAAAATGatgaaggaacaggaagagaaatttggagaaacaacaatGGATGAGATTAAGGACCAGATGAAACTGTATTGTGGCTAG